A genomic window from Silene latifolia isolate original U9 population chromosome Y, ASM4854445v1, whole genome shotgun sequence includes:
- the LOC141634268 gene encoding nudix hydrolase 2-like, with protein MQTVSCSRCSNVYWIPQTICTIPANASHHVVIGAIVLTEKRELLVLQENSGRLRGTGIWKVPTGVVDEGNDICVAAVREVKEETGIDAEFIEVVAFR; from the exons ATGCAAACTGTTTCTTGTTCG CGTTGTAGTAATGTTTACTGGATTCCTCAAACTATCTGTACAATCCCTGCAAACGCCTCACATCATGTTGTAATTGGTGCTATTGTCTTAACGGAGAAACGAGAG CTGCTTGTATTACAAGAAAATAGTGGCAGGTTACGAGGAACTGGTATCTGGAAGGTCCCTACTGGTGTTGTTGACGAG GGAAATGATATATGTGTGGCAGCAGTAAGAGAAGTTAAAGAAGAGACGGGA ATTGATGCAGAATTTATCGAGGTAGTAGCATTCAGGTAA